Proteins encoded together in one Lathyrus oleraceus cultivar Zhongwan6 chromosome 5, CAAS_Psat_ZW6_1.0, whole genome shotgun sequence window:
- the LOC127087142 gene encoding ras-related protein RABE1c isoform X3: MALPSEDYDYLLKVLLIGDSGVGKSSLLVRFSEGSFSTSYLPTMGIDFRNRNIEMHGKRIKLQIWDTAGQERFRTITRAYYRGAMGILLVYDVTNESSFNNIRSWMLSIEQHASDNVNKILVGNKADMGDNKRAVPTSKGQALANEYGIKFFETSAKTSRNVEKAFFSITRDIKQRLDDTESMKMPARINISINQHAQKSACCG; encoded by the exons ATGGCTCTTCCAAGTGAAGATTACGATTACCTCTTAAAGGTTCTTTTGATCGGCGACAGTG GTGTTGGAAAGAGTTCTCTTCTTGTACGATTCTCTGAAGGATCTTTTAGTACTAGTTATCTTCCAACTATGGG CATCGATTTTAGAAACAGAAACATAGAGATGCATGGAAAACGAATTAAGCTCCAAATTTGGGATACTGCAGGTCAAGAGCGATTCCGAACAATTACAAGAG CTTACTATCGCGGTGCTATGGGAATATTACTAGTCTATGATGTGACAAATGAGTCTTCATTTAACA ATATTAGGAGTTGGATGCTTAGCATTGAGCAACATGCTTCTGACAATGTCAACAAAATACTGGTTGGAAACAAAGCTGACATGGGTGACAATAAAAGA GCCGTGCCTACCTCCAAGGGCCAAGCACTAGCCAATGAGTATGGGATCAAATTTTTTGAAACA AGTGCAAAAACAAGTCGAAATGTGGAAAAAGCTTTCTTCTCGATTACAAGGGATATAAAACAAAGGCTTGATGACACTGAATCTATGAAAATG CCGGCAAGAATTAATATTAGTATCAACCAACATGCACAAAAGTCGGCATGCTGTGGTTGA
- the LOC127087142 gene encoding ras-related protein RABE1c isoform X2 translates to MMFIPSKTILVLPLNYYRTSLVHNFLAASHLIVLMALPSEDYDYLLKVLLIGDSGVGKSSLLVRFSEGSFSTSYLPTMGIDFRNRNIEMHGKRIKLQIWDTAGQERFRTITRAYYRGAMGILLVYDVTNESSFNNIRSWMLSIEQHASDNVNKILVGNKADMGDNKRSAKTSRNVEKAFFSITRDIKQRLDDTESMKMPARINISINQHAQKSACCG, encoded by the exons ATGATGTTCATTCCCTCTAAAACAATTCTAGTTCTTCCGTTGAACTATTACCGAACCTCTCTCGTTCACAATTTTCTTGCTGCTTCTCATCTAATCG TGTTGATGGCTCTTCCAAGTGAAGATTACGATTACCTCTTAAAGGTTCTTTTGATCGGCGACAGTG GTGTTGGAAAGAGTTCTCTTCTTGTACGATTCTCTGAAGGATCTTTTAGTACTAGTTATCTTCCAACTATGGG CATCGATTTTAGAAACAGAAACATAGAGATGCATGGAAAACGAATTAAGCTCCAAATTTGGGATACTGCAGGTCAAGAGCGATTCCGAACAATTACAAGAG CTTACTATCGCGGTGCTATGGGAATATTACTAGTCTATGATGTGACAAATGAGTCTTCATTTAACA ATATTAGGAGTTGGATGCTTAGCATTGAGCAACATGCTTCTGACAATGTCAACAAAATACTGGTTGGAAACAAAGCTGACATGGGTGACAATAAAAGA AGTGCAAAAACAAGTCGAAATGTGGAAAAAGCTTTCTTCTCGATTACAAGGGATATAAAACAAAGGCTTGATGACACTGAATCTATGAAAATG CCGGCAAGAATTAATATTAGTATCAACCAACATGCACAAAAGTCGGCATGCTGTGGTTGA
- the LOC127087142 gene encoding ras-related protein RABE1c isoform X1, with amino-acid sequence MMFIPSKTILVLPLNYYRTSLVHNFLAASHLIVLMALPSEDYDYLLKVLLIGDSGVGKSSLLVRFSEGSFSTSYLPTMGIDFRNRNIEMHGKRIKLQIWDTAGQERFRTITRAYYRGAMGILLVYDVTNESSFNNIRSWMLSIEQHASDNVNKILVGNKADMGDNKRAVPTSKGQALANEYGIKFFETSAKTSRNVEKAFFSITRDIKQRLDDTESMKMPARINISINQHAQKSACCG; translated from the exons ATGATGTTCATTCCCTCTAAAACAATTCTAGTTCTTCCGTTGAACTATTACCGAACCTCTCTCGTTCACAATTTTCTTGCTGCTTCTCATCTAATCG TGTTGATGGCTCTTCCAAGTGAAGATTACGATTACCTCTTAAAGGTTCTTTTGATCGGCGACAGTG GTGTTGGAAAGAGTTCTCTTCTTGTACGATTCTCTGAAGGATCTTTTAGTACTAGTTATCTTCCAACTATGGG CATCGATTTTAGAAACAGAAACATAGAGATGCATGGAAAACGAATTAAGCTCCAAATTTGGGATACTGCAGGTCAAGAGCGATTCCGAACAATTACAAGAG CTTACTATCGCGGTGCTATGGGAATATTACTAGTCTATGATGTGACAAATGAGTCTTCATTTAACA ATATTAGGAGTTGGATGCTTAGCATTGAGCAACATGCTTCTGACAATGTCAACAAAATACTGGTTGGAAACAAAGCTGACATGGGTGACAATAAAAGA GCCGTGCCTACCTCCAAGGGCCAAGCACTAGCCAATGAGTATGGGATCAAATTTTTTGAAACA AGTGCAAAAACAAGTCGAAATGTGGAAAAAGCTTTCTTCTCGATTACAAGGGATATAAAACAAAGGCTTGATGACACTGAATCTATGAAAATG CCGGCAAGAATTAATATTAGTATCAACCAACATGCACAAAAGTCGGCATGCTGTGGTTGA